Proteins co-encoded in one Dokdonella sp. genomic window:
- a CDS encoding peptidase M61 — translation MFSTVGLTAAATPAAAIRLDVDASDTDRRIFRVREELAVEPGPLTLHYPKWLPGNHAPTGPIEQFAGLVIGAGDQRLAWRRDPLDMHAFHVVVPPGVSRLALEFQFVSPLDRSAGRVVVTPSIIGVQWNAVILYPGGVAAKDIGVEATLRLPEGWAYATALEGVRRPDGVIAFAPTSLETLVDSPLFAGRHFRRFELDASKASPIGLNAFADAAHLLEADAGIVDAHRALVVQADRLFGTRPFERYDFLLAVSDVFSGIGLEHHRSSENGTYPDYLTAPRHFSGRDLLAHEYVHAWNGKFRRPAGLATPDFHTPMRGDLLWLYEGQTEYWGIVLAARSGLWTSEQARDAIAEIAAACAHREGRAWRSLADTTSQPTIAYRQAPAWPNWQRGRDYYSEGVLVWLDVDTRLRELSRGRRSLDDFARHFFAGGDNRAQVSSYALDDIVQALERVQPGDWAAFLKARIDATGDPAPLDGLARSGWALVYRGEPGTYARDAAQTSRQADFSYSLGFSVASGGQIAEVLWDSPAFAAGLSPAMTVVAVDGEAWDNARLERAIRDAAKRKRPVELLVRDFDRYRSVRIDYHGGLRHPYLERASGRDRLGDILAPRR, via the coding sequence GTGTTTTCCACGGTCGGCCTGACCGCTGCGGCGACGCCCGCGGCGGCGATCCGGCTCGATGTGGATGCTTCCGATACCGACCGCCGCATTTTCCGTGTGCGTGAGGAACTGGCTGTCGAGCCGGGCCCGCTGACCCTGCACTATCCGAAATGGCTGCCCGGAAACCATGCTCCAACCGGGCCCATCGAGCAGTTTGCCGGCCTCGTCATCGGCGCCGGCGATCAGCGCCTGGCCTGGCGTCGCGACCCTCTCGACATGCATGCCTTCCATGTCGTGGTGCCGCCCGGCGTGTCGCGTCTTGCCCTGGAGTTCCAGTTCGTCTCGCCGCTCGACCGTTCTGCCGGGCGGGTCGTTGTCACGCCATCGATCATCGGCGTGCAGTGGAACGCCGTCATCCTCTATCCGGGCGGCGTTGCAGCGAAGGACATCGGTGTCGAGGCGACCCTGCGCCTGCCGGAAGGGTGGGCATATGCGACTGCGCTCGAAGGTGTGCGCCGTCCGGATGGCGTCATCGCCTTCGCGCCGACGTCGCTGGAAACCCTGGTCGATTCGCCGCTGTTCGCCGGCCGGCATTTCCGGCGCTTCGAACTCGATGCCTCGAAGGCCTCGCCAATTGGCCTCAATGCCTTCGCCGATGCCGCACATCTGCTCGAAGCGGATGCGGGCATCGTCGATGCGCATCGCGCACTCGTCGTGCAGGCTGATCGCCTGTTCGGCACGCGGCCATTCGAACGCTACGACTTCCTGCTCGCAGTGTCAGACGTGTTCTCGGGTATTGGCCTCGAACACCACCGTTCCAGCGAGAACGGCACCTATCCGGACTATCTGACCGCACCGCGCCACTTCTCCGGCCGCGATTTGCTCGCCCACGAGTACGTACATGCCTGGAATGGCAAATTCCGCCGGCCGGCCGGGTTGGCGACGCCGGACTTCCACACCCCCATGCGTGGCGACCTGTTGTGGCTGTACGAGGGGCAGACCGAGTACTGGGGCATCGTGCTTGCTGCACGTTCAGGTTTGTGGACGAGCGAACAGGCGCGCGACGCGATCGCGGAGATCGCCGCGGCCTGCGCGCATCGTGAGGGTCGCGCTTGGCGCAGCCTTGCCGATACGACGAGTCAGCCGACCATCGCCTATCGTCAGGCACCGGCTTGGCCGAATTGGCAGCGCGGACGTGACTACTATTCGGAGGGCGTGCTGGTCTGGCTGGATGTCGACACCCGTCTGCGCGAACTGAGTCGCGGCCGCAGGTCGCTGGATGACTTCGCGCGTCACTTCTTTGCCGGCGGCGACAACCGCGCGCAAGTATCGAGCTACGCGCTCGACGACATCGTGCAGGCGCTCGAACGCGTGCAGCCCGGAGACTGGGCGGCATTCCTGAAAGCACGCATCGATGCCACTGGCGACCCGGCACCACTCGACGGTCTCGCTCGTTCCGGCTGGGCGCTTGTCTACCGGGGTGAGCCGGGCACCTATGCGCGCGACGCGGCACAGACCTCGCGGCAGGCCGACTTCAGCTATTCGCTTGGTTTCAGCGTGGCATCCGGCGGCCAGATCGCCGAAGTGCTGTGGGACAGCCCGGCATTCGCCGCGGGGTTGTCGCCGGCCATGACCGTCGTCGCTGTCGATGGCGAAGCCTGGGACAACGCGCGACTCGAACGCGCAATCCGGGATGCGGCCAAACGCAAGCGTCCGGTCGAACTGCTCGTGCGCGACTTTGATCGCTACCGCAGCGTGCGCATCGACTACCACGGCGGCCTGCGGCATCCGTATCTGGAGCGCGCCAGCGGCCGCGACCGTCTCGGCGACATCCTCGCTCCGCGCCGCTGA
- the serS gene encoding serine--tRNA ligase, translated as MLDPALLRTQLDVVAERLALRGYALDIVAFEALEAQRKTVQVETQDLQNARNTRSKAIGAAKAKGEDTAALMAEIAGLGDQLKANEQRLADIQQQLATLTLVVPNLADESVPTGSDETHNVEQHRWGTPRRFDFAVKDHVELGARNGWLDGETAAKLSGARFTVLRGALARLHRALAQFMLDLHTGEHGYVETNVPLIVNQESMQGTGQLPKFEEDLFATEVNGARRYLIPTSEVPLTNIVRDSIVEAGKLPMRMTAHSMCFRAEAGSGGRDVRGMIRQHQFEKVELVSITRPEQSGEEHERMTRSAEVVLERLGLPYRRMLLCTGDMGFSAAKTYDLEVWLPSQDTYREISSCSNCTDFQARRMLARWRNPDTGKPELVHTLNGSGVAVGRALIAVMENYQNADGTIDVPEVLRPYMGGLERLG; from the coding sequence ATGCTCGATCCCGCCCTGCTGCGCACGCAGCTCGATGTCGTCGCCGAACGGCTCGCTCTGCGGGGCTATGCGCTCGACATCGTTGCCTTCGAGGCGCTCGAAGCGCAGCGCAAGACCGTGCAGGTCGAAACCCAGGATCTGCAGAACGCGCGCAATACACGTTCGAAGGCGATCGGCGCGGCCAAGGCGAAAGGCGAGGACACCGCCGCGTTGATGGCCGAGATTGCCGGTCTCGGTGACCAGCTCAAGGCCAACGAGCAGCGGCTTGCCGACATCCAGCAGCAACTCGCCACGCTGACCCTGGTCGTGCCGAACCTCGCCGACGAATCGGTGCCGACCGGCAGCGACGAGACGCACAACGTCGAGCAGCACCGTTGGGGCACGCCGCGCCGCTTCGACTTCGCGGTCAAGGACCATGTCGAACTCGGTGCGCGCAACGGCTGGCTCGACGGCGAAACAGCGGCCAAGCTTTCCGGGGCGCGATTCACCGTGCTGCGCGGAGCGCTCGCGCGCCTGCACCGAGCGCTCGCCCAGTTCATGCTCGACCTGCACACGGGCGAGCACGGTTATGTCGAAACGAACGTGCCGCTGATCGTCAACCAGGAGTCGATGCAGGGCACCGGCCAGTTGCCGAAGTTCGAGGAAGACCTGTTCGCCACCGAGGTCAATGGCGCACGCCGGTATCTCATTCCGACCTCCGAGGTGCCGCTGACCAACATCGTGCGCGACTCGATCGTGGAGGCCGGGAAGTTGCCGATGCGCATGACCGCGCACTCGATGTGCTTCCGCGCCGAAGCCGGTTCAGGGGGGCGCGATGTGCGCGGCATGATCCGCCAGCATCAGTTCGAGAAGGTCGAATTGGTCAGCATCACGCGCCCCGAGCAGAGCGGTGAAGAACATGAACGCATGACGCGCAGCGCCGAGGTCGTGCTCGAACGCCTCGGCCTGCCGTATCGGCGCATGCTCCTGTGTACCGGCGACATGGGTTTCTCTGCTGCCAAGACCTACGATCTCGAAGTCTGGTTGCCGAGCCAGGATACGTATCGCGAGATTTCCTCGTGCTCGAATTGCACCGACTTCCAGGCCCGGCGCATGCTTGCACGCTGGCGCAACCCGGATACCGGCAAGCCCGAGCTCGTGCACACCCTCAACGGCTCCGGCGTCGCCGTCGGCCGGGCACTGATCGCGGTCATGGAGAATTATCAGAACGCCGACGGCACGATCGACGTGCCGGAGGTGTTGCGGCCGTACATGGGTGGACTCGAGCGGTTGGGCTAG
- a CDS encoding response regulator, which produces MMLSVAIIDDHELVRTGFRLILGQHADIQVVGEAGDGESGLALLRSLAPQVALVDVHMPGVSGIEVTERARRLKLPTRIIIVSMVGEAPFPKRLLEAGASGYVTKGCAANELIRAVRQVADGRRYLAPEIAEAMALSALGAAQKSPFEALSSRELEVSLALARGEAMQRIAERLNLSAKTVATYKYRVFEKLGIDNAVTLAHLAHLYGLIDAPTSA; this is translated from the coding sequence ATGATGCTCAGCGTTGCAATCATCGACGACCATGAACTGGTCCGTACGGGGTTCCGCCTGATCCTCGGCCAGCATGCCGACATCCAGGTGGTCGGGGAGGCCGGGGATGGCGAGAGCGGGCTCGCGCTGCTGCGCAGTCTGGCGCCGCAGGTTGCCTTGGTCGATGTCCACATGCCGGGTGTCAGCGGCATCGAGGTCACCGAGCGCGCACGCCGACTCAAACTGCCGACGCGCATCATCATCGTGTCGATGGTCGGCGAGGCGCCGTTCCCGAAGCGCTTGCTCGAAGCCGGTGCGAGCGGATATGTCACCAAGGGCTGCGCGGCAAACGAACTGATACGCGCGGTGCGTCAGGTGGCAGATGGCCGGCGCTATCTTGCGCCGGAGATCGCCGAGGCGATGGCATTGTCGGCGCTCGGGGCTGCGCAGAAGTCGCCGTTCGAGGCGCTGTCATCGCGCGAGCTCGAGGTTTCGCTGGCACTTGCACGCGGCGAGGCGATGCAGCGCATCGCCGAACGCCTGAACCTCAGCGCAAAAACGGTGGCGACGTACAAGTACCGCGTATTCGAGAAACTTGGCATCGACAATGCGGTGACACTGGCCCATCTCGCCCATCTGTATGGGTTGATCGACGCGCCGACTTCCGCTTGA
- a CDS encoding aldo/keto reductase, with protein MTPRPLGQSGIDIAPIALGGNVFGWSADTATSHALLDRFVDAGFNLVDTADAYSAWVPGNRGGESETIIGDWLQRSGKRDRVVIATKVAKWAKHPGLSPANIRAACDDSLKRLGIERIDLYQAHEEDPNVPIEETLGAFSRLIEEGKVRAIGASNYSAASLAAALAASRQHGLPRYETLQPEYNLHARAGYEAELEPLARAEGIGVIGYYALASGFLSGKYRSTADLAKSKARGQGVAKYLDARGLRILARLDEVAARRSATPAQVALAWLIARPGISAPIVSATSLTQLDELLAAADLTLSGIDIAELDSASGY; from the coding sequence ATGACCCCACGCCCGCTCGGCCAGTCCGGCATCGACATCGCGCCTATTGCCTTGGGTGGCAACGTGTTCGGCTGGAGTGCCGACACGGCGACTTCGCATGCCCTGCTCGACCGCTTCGTCGACGCCGGCTTCAACCTGGTGGACACTGCCGACGCGTATTCGGCCTGGGTGCCCGGCAACAGGGGCGGTGAATCGGAGACGATCATCGGCGACTGGCTGCAACGCAGCGGCAAGCGCGACCGTGTCGTCATCGCCACCAAGGTCGCCAAGTGGGCGAAACATCCAGGCCTGTCACCGGCCAACATCCGCGCTGCCTGCGACGACTCGCTCAAACGCCTCGGCATCGAACGCATCGACCTCTACCAGGCACACGAGGAAGATCCGAACGTGCCAATCGAGGAAACGCTCGGCGCATTCTCGCGACTCATCGAGGAAGGCAAGGTGCGCGCGATCGGCGCCTCGAACTACAGCGCTGCGAGCCTCGCCGCCGCGCTTGCCGCCAGCCGTCAGCACGGGCTGCCGCGCTACGAAACCCTGCAACCCGAATACAACCTGCATGCGCGCGCAGGCTACGAGGCCGAACTCGAACCGTTGGCACGTGCCGAAGGCATCGGCGTGATCGGCTACTACGCGCTGGCCAGCGGCTTCCTCAGCGGCAAGTACCGCAGCACGGCCGACCTCGCCAAGAGCAAGGCGCGTGGCCAGGGCGTGGCCAAGTACCTCGATGCGCGCGGCCTGCGCATCCTTGCCAGGCTCGACGAAGTCGCTGCACGACGCTCGGCGACACCGGCCCAGGTCGCTCTCGCCTGGCTCATCGCCCGCCCCGGCATCAGCGCCCCCATCGTCAGCGCGACCAGCCTCACCCAACTCGACGAACTGCTCGCCGCCGCCGACCTGACCCTGTCCGGCATCGACATCGCCGAACTGGATTCCGCCAGCGGCTATTGA
- a CDS encoding NAD(P)H-binding protein, with amino-acid sequence MRLFVLGASGGVGSSLLEQATARGHRVTAQTRDASKLSSTKSIRVVVGSPTDETFLRQHLGGHDAAVFCIGIGTIGQTTLFSDSTKALIAAMEATGTNRLVVITGIGAGDTKGHGGWFYNHVTYPLFTRNRYVDKDRQETILARTNLDWTIVRPAPFSVRSTTGPMQVFTEIPLGLQLRSVTRAEVATFILDILEDGKFIRQRPFIGHALSDPPSGDVSPAMMGFAPRPMHAAEGVGG; translated from the coding sequence CTGCGACTATTCGTTCTCGGGGCATCCGGCGGCGTCGGGTCCAGTCTGCTCGAGCAAGCGACGGCGCGTGGTCATCGCGTGACGGCGCAAACCCGCGATGCGAGCAAGTTGTCGTCGACGAAATCGATCCGCGTCGTTGTCGGATCACCCACGGACGAAACGTTCCTGCGACAGCATCTCGGCGGACACGATGCCGCCGTTTTTTGCATCGGTATCGGCACCATCGGTCAGACGACGCTTTTTTCAGACTCGACAAAAGCGCTCATCGCCGCAATGGAAGCGACCGGAACGAATCGCCTGGTGGTCATTACCGGAATCGGAGCCGGCGACACCAAGGGTCACGGAGGATGGTTCTACAACCACGTCACCTATCCGCTGTTCACTCGCAATCGCTATGTCGACAAGGATCGTCAGGAAACGATTCTCGCGCGGACGAACCTCGACTGGACGATCGTCCGGCCAGCCCCGTTTTCGGTGCGATCGACCACAGGACCGATGCAGGTCTTCACGGAGATTCCATTGGGGTTGCAACTTCGATCCGTCACCCGCGCAGAAGTGGCCACGTTCATTCTGGATATCCTGGAAGACGGCAAGTTCATCCGTCAGAGGCCGTTTATCGGCCACGCCTTATCTGATCCGCCAAGTGGAGACGTATCGCCGGCAATGATGGGGTTTGCCCCACGACCGATGCATGCCGCCGAAGGCGTCGGAGGATGA
- a CDS encoding class I SAM-dependent methyltransferase, producing MRKNKAKHYDRAYFDRWYRDPAHRVRARAESRRRVAMVVALAEFYLGRPIVNVLDVGCGEGVWRAQLRALRPGIDYLGLDASEYAIARFGRSRNLRLARFGDLAELRFERRFDLIVCSDVLHYLKANEIVRGLSGFDELLEGLAFLEVFTSRDPIEGDTHGFIRRSPAWYRARFADAGLLAVGSQAYLSPRLMRSVAALERA from the coding sequence ATGCGCAAGAACAAGGCCAAACACTACGATCGCGCCTATTTCGACCGTTGGTACCGCGATCCCGCGCATCGCGTGCGTGCACGCGCCGAAAGCCGGCGTCGCGTTGCCATGGTGGTTGCGTTGGCCGAGTTCTATCTCGGTCGCCCGATCGTCAATGTGCTCGACGTCGGTTGCGGCGAGGGTGTCTGGCGCGCGCAGCTGCGCGCGCTGCGCCCCGGCATCGACTACCTGGGCCTGGACGCCAGCGAGTATGCGATCGCGCGCTTCGGTCGCTCGCGCAATCTGCGTCTCGCACGCTTCGGCGACCTTGCCGAACTGCGATTTGAACGCCGTTTCGACCTGATCGTCTGTTCGGACGTGCTGCACTACCTCAAGGCCAACGAGATCGTGCGCGGGCTGTCCGGTTTCGACGAACTGCTGGAAGGTCTGGCCTTCCTCGAGGTGTTCACCAGCCGTGACCCGATCGAGGGCGACACGCACGGGTTCATCCGCCGCAGTCCTGCCTGGTATCGCGCACGCTTCGCCGACGCCGGCTTGCTTGCGGTCGGTTCGCAGGCGTACCTGTCGCCGCGCCTGATGCGCTCGGTGGCCGCGCTGGAGCGCGCCTGA
- a CDS encoding sensor domain-containing protein codes for MNQPIPKTIRQYLDQLRDQLRGADPAMVQDALYDAEEHLRAELADNPQLDEASMLARVATSYGAPAEVAEIYRVKEDEVERALRPPRRRPPLEKSALARFFGVAVDPRAYAALFYMLLAFATGTFYFTWVMTGLSLSAGLAILVIGVPFVILFFATVRALSFVEGKIVEAMLGVRMPRRPQYVDHDVSIWRRIGAMFTDARTWSTLFYMLLMLPLGVAYFTFTLTVLATSLCLIVAPFARFYAEDGVVIIDGSILHWDAPDWSLPLLFIAGVLLLFGLLHVARGIGRLHGQLAKHLLVRVTDTPATQ; via the coding sequence ATGAACCAGCCGATTCCGAAAACGATTCGCCAGTATCTCGACCAGCTGCGCGACCAACTGCGTGGCGCCGACCCGGCGATGGTGCAGGACGCGCTGTACGACGCCGAGGAGCACCTGCGCGCCGAACTGGCCGACAACCCGCAGCTCGACGAAGCCAGCATGCTCGCCCGCGTGGCGACGAGCTATGGCGCGCCGGCCGAGGTTGCCGAGATCTACCGCGTGAAGGAAGACGAGGTCGAGCGCGCGTTGCGTCCGCCGCGGCGGCGCCCACCGCTCGAGAAGTCGGCGCTCGCGCGCTTCTTCGGCGTCGCCGTCGATCCTCGTGCCTACGCGGCACTCTTCTACATGCTGCTTGCCTTCGCCACCGGCACGTTCTACTTCACCTGGGTGATGACCGGCCTGTCGCTGTCGGCGGGCCTGGCGATCCTCGTCATCGGCGTGCCGTTCGTGATCCTGTTCTTCGCCACGGTACGCGCGTTGTCGTTCGTCGAGGGAAAGATCGTCGAGGCCATGCTTGGTGTGCGCATGCCACGACGTCCCCAATACGTCGACCATGATGTGTCGATCTGGCGGCGCATCGGCGCGATGTTCACCGATGCGCGTACCTGGAGCACGCTGTTCTACATGCTGCTGATGCTGCCGCTCGGCGTGGCCTATTTCACTTTCACGCTGACCGTGCTGGCCACCTCGTTGTGCCTGATCGTGGCGCCGTTTGCGCGCTTCTACGCCGAGGATGGCGTGGTCATCATCGACGGCTCGATCCTGCACTGGGACGCGCCCGACTGGTCGTTGCCGTTGCTGTTCATCGCCGGCGTGCTGCTGCTGTTCGGCCTGCTGCACGTCGCGCGCGGCATCGGCCGCCTGCACGGGCAGCTTGCCAAGCACCTGCTCGTGCGGGTCACCGACACACCGGCGACTCAATAG
- the phaZ gene encoding polyhydroxyalkanoate depolymerase: MLYRLNELNRAMLNPLVAWSGAAAQLLSSKDNWVSGFPGVQRLAAGYELFHRLGKEYEKPAFAIEAVQAHGRHTPISEQVALAKPFCNLIRFKRFVDDIETLYELKNDPAVLVIAPLSGHHSTLLRDTVRTLLQDHKVFVTDWTDARMVPLADGAFTLDDYVAYVQEFIRHIGAARLHVISVCQPTVPVLAAISLLASNGETTPLTMTMMGGPIDPRCSPTKVNNLATTQPLSWFENNVIHQVPSSYPGAGRKVYPGFLQHAGFVAMNPSRHFQSHWDFYEDLRRGDLEDAEAHRKFYDEYNAVLDMPAEYYLDTIRTVFQQHLLPRGLWDVGGQRVKPGDIRSTALLTIEGELDDISGLGQTEAAHRLCTGIATERRQHLTAKGAGHYGIFSGRRWREKIYPVVRDFIAKYDTAPASAKVTALRRNKA, from the coding sequence ATGCTCTATCGCCTCAACGAACTCAATCGCGCGATGCTCAATCCACTGGTCGCCTGGTCCGGGGCCGCCGCGCAACTGCTCTCGTCGAAGGACAACTGGGTATCGGGATTTCCCGGCGTGCAACGACTCGCCGCCGGCTACGAACTGTTTCATCGGCTCGGCAAGGAATACGAGAAGCCGGCCTTCGCGATCGAAGCCGTGCAGGCACATGGTCGCCACACGCCGATCTCCGAACAGGTCGCGCTGGCCAAGCCGTTCTGCAACCTGATCCGCTTCAAGCGCTTCGTCGACGACATAGAGACCCTGTACGAGCTGAAGAACGATCCGGCCGTGCTGGTCATCGCCCCGCTCTCGGGTCACCACTCCACCCTGCTGCGCGACACCGTGCGCACCCTGTTGCAGGACCACAAGGTCTTCGTCACCGACTGGACCGACGCGCGCATGGTGCCGCTCGCCGACGGCGCATTCACCCTCGACGACTACGTCGCCTACGTGCAGGAGTTCATCCGCCACATCGGTGCGGCGAGGCTGCATGTGATCTCGGTGTGCCAGCCAACCGTACCGGTACTCGCGGCGATCTCGCTGCTGGCTTCGAACGGCGAGACCACACCGCTGACGATGACGATGATGGGCGGACCGATCGACCCACGCTGCAGCCCGACCAAGGTCAACAACCTCGCCACCACGCAACCGTTGTCCTGGTTCGAGAACAACGTCATCCACCAGGTGCCCTCCAGCTATCCGGGCGCCGGGCGCAAGGTCTATCCAGGCTTCCTCCAGCACGCCGGTTTCGTGGCCATGAACCCGAGCCGCCATTTCCAGTCGCATTGGGACTTCTACGAAGACCTGCGCCGCGGCGATCTCGAAGATGCCGAAGCGCACCGCAAGTTCTACGACGAGTACAACGCCGTGCTCGACATGCCCGCCGAGTACTACCTCGACACGATCCGCACGGTGTTCCAGCAGCACCTGCTGCCACGCGGCTTGTGGGACGTCGGCGGCCAGCGCGTCAAACCCGGCGACATCCGCAGCACGGCCCTGCTCACCATCGAGGGTGAACTCGACGACATCTCGGGCCTCGGCCAGACCGAGGCCGCGCACCGGTTGTGCACCGGCATCGCCACCGAGCGCCGCCAGCATCTCACCGCAAAGGGTGCCGGCCACTACGGCATCTTCAGCGGTCGTCGCTGGCGCGAAAAGATCTATCCGGTCGTGCGCGATTTCATCGCGAAGTACGACACGGCGCCCGCGTCGGCAAAGGTGACGGCGCTACGCCGGAACAAGGCCTGA